One segment of Streptomyces sp. NA02950 DNA contains the following:
- a CDS encoding alpha/beta hydrolase produces the protein MSFRNVIDVESGGVGRRAVTTSAVVATAALLTGAGGGGAAQARPVNPGGGMALRLPAPTGQHRIGVTTLHLVDRTRRDPWDAGIPVREVMVTVWYPARGGHGRPVAHQMTARAARSFGETAPLMRPGLPAQGVDWAATPTHAHSGAPAQRTPRPVLLYSPGGGDPRTLGTGLAEDLASHGFVVVAIDHPGDASEVVFPRPAAYRRKLLRRSVFRGDPRMHPGQFHTAIASRIADTRFVLDRLEALAAGHNPDAEHRPLPEGLPGLLDLERVGVYGHSAGGTTAAEALYEDRRLAAAVNLEGFLDEAPSAPDRPGVLLPVAQHGTDRPLLLLHTDGFTERAALERSWSSVLARSHGCATRARLDDAAHWVFTDYATLVPQLQAAGLMTAEARNRLIGTVDPVCSVPAVRGRVRAFFTRQLPPR, from the coding sequence ATGTCGTTCAGGAATGTCATCGACGTTGAGAGCGGCGGAGTGGGCCGACGGGCCGTCACCACCTCGGCCGTGGTGGCCACCGCCGCGCTCCTCACCGGAGCCGGAGGCGGGGGCGCGGCCCAGGCCCGGCCCGTGAACCCCGGCGGCGGGATGGCGCTGCGGCTGCCCGCGCCCACCGGCCAGCACCGGATCGGGGTCACCACCCTGCATCTGGTCGACCGCACCCGGCGTGACCCGTGGGATGCGGGAATCCCGGTCCGGGAGGTGATGGTGACGGTGTGGTACCCGGCCCGTGGCGGCCACGGCCGTCCGGTGGCGCATCAGATGACCGCGCGCGCCGCCCGTTCGTTCGGGGAGACCGCGCCGCTGATGCGTCCGGGGCTGCCGGCGCAGGGCGTGGACTGGGCCGCCACGCCGACCCACGCGCACAGCGGCGCGCCCGCACAGCGCACACCGCGTCCGGTGCTGCTGTACAGCCCCGGTGGCGGTGACCCCCGCACCCTGGGCACGGGGCTCGCGGAGGACCTGGCGAGCCACGGCTTCGTGGTGGTGGCGATCGACCATCCGGGCGACGCGAGCGAGGTCGTCTTCCCGCGTCCGGCCGCGTACCGCAGGAAGCTGCTGCGCCGGAGTGTCTTCCGGGGAGACCCCCGGATGCACCCCGGCCAGTTCCACACCGCGATCGCCTCCCGGATCGCCGACACCCGGTTCGTCCTGGACCGGCTGGAGGCCCTGGCGGCGGGCCACAACCCCGACGCGGAACACCGCCCCCTGCCGGAGGGTCTGCCCGGTCTGCTGGACCTGGAGCGCGTGGGCGTCTACGGGCATTCGGCCGGTGGCACCACGGCGGCCGAGGCGCTGTACGAGGACCGGCGCCTGGCCGCCGCGGTCAACCTCGAAGGGTTTCTGGACGAGGCGCCGTCCGCGCCGGACCGGCCGGGCGTACTACTGCCCGTCGCCCAACACGGCACGGACCGGCCGCTTCTTCTGCTGCACACCGACGGTTTCACCGAGCGGGCGGCGCTGGAGCGCTCCTGGTCGTCGGTGCTCGCCCGTTCGCACGGATGTGCCACGCGCGCTCGGCTGGACGACGCGGCGCACTGGGTGTTCACCGACTACGCGACCCTCGTGCCCCAGCTCCAGGCGGCCGGGCTGATGACCGCCGAGGCCCGGAACCGGCTGATCGGCACGGTGGATCCGGTCTGTTCGGTACCGGCCGTGCGTGGACGGGTGCGCGCGTTCTTCACCCGGCAGCTGCCACCCCGCTGA
- a CDS encoding helix-turn-helix transcriptional regulator, giving the protein MIRIHATGADVARVRFAPRPAPLQELNVALSMMCRGDGELLFGRWRRRALRALPPAVQPLGDLVPAAVAPSFLDVFSDDLAEGLESLRATPRELVRSEIERVYAARPRPAPAWLHDLHRGQTGAWDLLRRAQHAAFETLVRPVWSQVQDLHRAEFSRHALAVAEHGIGPALAALVPGTRWCESGWEIEAPVARDISLGGRGLVLLPTFHWTGGPLVSDLPGSPVAVTYPAGPGVPLSPPVAGADDDALAAVLGRTRVEMLFLLAQEHTTSGLARRLRVSNATVSAHAAALRGAGLITTVRAGRAVLHQRTALGSLLTGEGRRPQVRP; this is encoded by the coding sequence GTGATCCGGATCCATGCCACGGGCGCCGATGTCGCCCGCGTGCGGTTCGCGCCCCGGCCCGCCCCGTTGCAGGAACTGAACGTGGCTCTGAGCATGATGTGCCGCGGGGACGGCGAGCTGCTCTTCGGCCGCTGGCGACGGCGGGCGCTGCGCGCCCTTCCGCCCGCCGTCCAGCCGCTGGGCGACCTGGTCCCGGCGGCGGTCGCGCCCAGCTTCCTCGATGTGTTCAGCGACGATCTGGCCGAGGGTCTCGAGTCCCTCCGGGCCACCCCGCGCGAACTGGTCCGCTCCGAGATCGAGCGGGTGTACGCCGCCCGTCCGCGCCCCGCACCCGCGTGGCTCCACGATCTGCACCGCGGCCAGACCGGTGCCTGGGACCTGCTGCGCCGCGCCCAGCACGCGGCGTTCGAGACCCTGGTGCGCCCGGTGTGGTCGCAGGTCCAGGATCTGCACCGGGCGGAGTTCAGCCGTCACGCCCTGGCCGTGGCCGAACACGGGATCGGCCCCGCCCTGGCCGCGCTCGTCCCCGGCACCCGCTGGTGCGAGAGCGGCTGGGAGATCGAGGCGCCCGTGGCGCGGGACATCTCCCTGGGCGGCCGTGGCCTGGTGCTGCTGCCCACCTTCCACTGGACCGGGGGCCCGCTCGTCTCCGATCTGCCCGGCAGTCCGGTGGCCGTGACCTACCCGGCCGGGCCGGGTGTCCCCCTCTCGCCACCGGTGGCCGGGGCGGACGACGACGCCCTGGCCGCGGTGCTCGGCCGTACCCGTGTCGAGATGCTGTTCCTGCTCGCGCAGGAGCACACCACCAGCGGCCTGGCCCGGCGGCTGCGCGTCAGCAACGCCACCGTCTCCGCCCACGCCGCCGCGCTGCGCGGCGCGGGCCTGATCACCACCGTCCGCGCCGGTCGTGCCGTGCTGCACCAACGCACGGCGCTGGGCAGCCTGTTGACGGGGGAGGGGCGACGGCCCCAGGTACGGCCTTAG
- a CDS encoding DUF4291 domain-containing protein: MEEQHHHGRQEPRNDRPRHEIRALHTGTTVTVYQAYGPHIGRPAARDGRFPAAWKRDRMTWIKPSFLWMMYRCGWGQKEGQETVLAVEIHREGFEWALRNACLSHYAIGLHPDQASWKRQLRQAPTRVQWDPERDLRLRPLPYRSLQLGLSGVAARRYADEWTVAISDVTPLAQEIHALVRDNELDAAAALLPEERPFPADDGLLAHLRA; this comes from the coding sequence ATGGAAGAACAGCACCACCACGGGCGGCAAGAACCGCGGAACGACCGGCCCCGCCATGAGATCCGCGCGCTCCACACCGGCACCACGGTCACCGTGTACCAGGCGTACGGCCCGCACATCGGCCGTCCCGCGGCCCGCGACGGCCGGTTCCCGGCCGCCTGGAAGCGCGACCGGATGACCTGGATCAAACCGTCGTTCCTGTGGATGATGTACCGCTGCGGCTGGGGCCAGAAGGAGGGTCAGGAGACCGTCCTCGCCGTCGAGATCCACCGCGAGGGCTTCGAGTGGGCGCTGCGCAACGCCTGCCTGTCGCACTACGCAATCGGTCTGCACCCCGATCAGGCGTCCTGGAAGCGGCAGTTGCGACAGGCGCCCACCCGTGTCCAGTGGGACCCGGAGCGCGATCTGCGGCTGCGTCCTCTGCCGTACCGCTCCCTTCAGCTGGGGCTCTCGGGCGTGGCGGCCCGCCGGTACGCGGACGAGTGGACGGTGGCCATCAGCGATGTCACCCCGCTGGCCCAGGAGATCCACGCGCTGGTGCGCGACAACGAGCTGGACGCGGCGGCCGCACTGCTGCCCGAGGAGCGCCCCTTCCCGGCGGACGACGGCCTCCTGGCCCATCTGCGCGCCTAA
- a CDS encoding DUF429 domain-containing protein, producing MGSRREVPHTAPARGGAAPTVVGVDACPTGWIAVTLRAGAFTGAETASGLAELLSRVPDATVVAVDMPLGLLDTGPRQADTLAVAMMAPHRSRVFPVPPSEVWQEEDYAAANQCCRRLTGRGMSRQTWGLAVKLREANACRDGGDYRLHEVHPEVSFAAMNGSVPVAWSKKSWNGQAVRRGLLVGEGIALPDDLGPAGRVPPDDLLDAAAAAWSAHRIARRTARSLPDPPELTAAELPVAIWY from the coding sequence ATGGGTTCCCGACGTGAAGTGCCGCACACAGCCCCCGCCCGCGGCGGAGCCGCCCCGACCGTCGTAGGGGTGGACGCCTGTCCCACCGGCTGGATCGCGGTGACCCTCCGCGCGGGCGCGTTCACGGGTGCCGAGACCGCCAGTGGACTGGCCGAACTGCTCTCCCGGGTGCCGGACGCCACCGTCGTGGCCGTCGACATGCCGCTGGGGCTGCTGGACACCGGACCGCGGCAGGCGGACACCCTGGCCGTCGCGATGATGGCACCGCACCGGTCCCGGGTGTTCCCGGTGCCCCCGAGCGAGGTGTGGCAGGAGGAGGACTACGCCGCGGCCAACCAGTGCTGCCGACGGCTCACCGGACGCGGTATGAGCCGTCAGACCTGGGGTCTCGCGGTCAAACTGCGCGAGGCCAACGCCTGTCGCGACGGCGGTGACTACCGGCTGCACGAGGTCCATCCCGAGGTCTCCTTCGCCGCCATGAACGGCTCCGTGCCGGTGGCCTGGAGCAAGAAGAGCTGGAACGGCCAAGCGGTGCGCCGCGGGCTGCTGGTCGGCGAGGGCATTGCCCTGCCCGACGACCTCGGCCCGGCCGGACGGGTGCCGCCCGACGACCTCCTGGACGCCGCCGCGGCGGCCTGGAGCGCCCATCGCATTGCGCGGCGCACCGCCCGCAGCCTGCCCGATCCGCCCGAGCTGACGGCCGCGGAACTGCCCGTCGCCATCTGGTACTGA